A genomic window from Acinetobacter chinensis includes:
- the cydP gene encoding cytochrome oxidase putative small subunit CydP: MSLIPKDLNRRFIREITVILIIKVVILLTIKHIWFDAPTIPKNFDNQVAERIAGSPSQIKETR; the protein is encoded by the coding sequence ATGAGCTTAATACCCAAAGATTTAAACCGTCGCTTCATTCGTGAAATAACAGTCATTTTAATTATTAAGGTTGTTATTTTACTGACGATCAAACATATCTGGTTCGACGCGCCCACTATTCCCAAAAATTTTGATAACCAAGTTGCTGAGCGTATTGCCGGCAGTCCTTCCCAAATCAAGGAGACACGTTGA
- a CDS encoding cytochrome ubiquinol oxidase subunit I, which yields MISESVVDLSRFQFAMTAMYHFIFVPLTLGLAFILAIMETTYVISGKEIYKDMTKFWGKLFGINFALGVTTGLTMEFQFGTNWAYYSHYVGDIFGAPLAIEGLMAFFLESTFIGLFFFGWDRLSKVQHLAVTWLVALGSNMSALWILVANGWMQNPVGSKFNYETMRMEMVDFGALIFNPVAQVKFVHTVSAGYVTGAIFVLAISSFYLLKKRDVPFARRSFAIAAIFGLASTLSVILLGDESGYEIGDVQKTKLAAIEAEWDTHPAPAAFTLFGVPNEETMTTDYAVKIPYVMGLIATRSTDTQVMGIKDLISEHEGRIRNGMVAYSQLEKLRAGDTSAELKAAFEESQKDLGYGLLLKKYTPNVVDATDAHIKSAAKDTIPHVPSLFWAFRAMVASGFLMLLLFIIATVAVAKRNAENKPWLLKFALFSLPLPWVAAQTGWYVAEVGRQPWTIGEVLPTHLSASSLSTGDVMGSIAALATFYTVLLIIEMYLMIKFSRLGPSSLHTGKYHFEKLEAQNNATEEAQS from the coding sequence ATGATTTCTGAAAGCGTGGTCGATCTCTCGCGGTTCCAGTTCGCTATGACCGCGATGTATCACTTTATTTTTGTTCCACTGACTTTAGGTCTTGCCTTTATTCTTGCCATCATGGAAACCACATACGTGATTTCAGGCAAAGAAATCTATAAAGACATGACTAAATTCTGGGGAAAACTTTTCGGTATTAACTTCGCTTTAGGTGTTACTACCGGTTTGACCATGGAATTCCAGTTCGGTACCAACTGGGCATATTACTCACATTATGTCGGTGATATTTTCGGAGCTCCCCTGGCAATTGAAGGCCTGATGGCATTCTTCCTTGAGTCCACCTTTATTGGTCTGTTTTTCTTTGGTTGGGATCGCTTATCCAAAGTCCAGCATCTTGCAGTAACGTGGCTGGTGGCACTCGGCTCAAACATGTCTGCTTTATGGATTCTGGTTGCAAACGGCTGGATGCAGAACCCTGTTGGATCAAAGTTCAACTATGAAACCATGCGTATGGAAATGGTGGACTTTGGTGCACTGATTTTCAACCCTGTCGCACAGGTTAAGTTTGTACACACTGTTTCTGCAGGTTATGTCACAGGTGCAATTTTCGTCCTTGCAATTTCCAGCTTCTATCTGCTGAAAAAACGTGATGTTCCTTTTGCACGCCGCTCTTTTGCTATCGCAGCAATTTTTGGTCTTGCATCTACATTATCCGTCATTTTACTCGGTGATGAATCAGGTTATGAAATTGGTGACGTTCAGAAAACCAAACTGGCTGCAATTGAAGCTGAATGGGATACACATCCTGCTCCAGCGGCATTTACACTGTTCGGTGTTCCTAACGAAGAAACCATGACAACTGATTATGCAGTCAAAATTCCTTATGTGATGGGTCTGATTGCAACGCGTTCAACTGACACTCAGGTTATGGGTATCAAGGATCTCATTTCAGAACACGAAGGTCGTATCCGTAACGGTATGGTTGCATACTCACAGCTGGAAAAACTGCGTGCCGGTGATACATCAGCTGAACTGAAAGCTGCATTTGAAGAATCTCAGAAAGACCTCGGATACGGCTTACTGCTGAAGAAATATACGCCGAATGTTGTAGATGCTACTGATGCTCACATCAAATCTGCTGCAAAGGACACCATTCCGCATGTTCCAAGTCTGTTCTGGGCATTCCGTGCAATGGTTGCTTCAGGCTTCCTCATGTTGCTTCTGTTCATTATTGCAACTGTTGCTGTGGCAAAACGTAATGCAGAAAACAAACCGTGGTTACTTAAATTTGCGCTGTTCTCTTTACCGTTACCGTGGGTTGCTGCACAGACAGGCTGGTACGTTGCAGAAGTTGGTCGTCAGCCTTGGACTATCGGTGAAGTTCTGCCTACACACCTTTCAGCATCAAGCTTAAGTACTGGTGATGTGATGGGCTCTATTGCTGCCCTGGCAACTTTCTATACTGTTCTGCTGATTATTGAAATGTACCTGATGATTAAATTCTCTCGTCTGGGTCCAAGTTCACTGCATACCGGTAAATATCATTTCGAAAAACTTGAAGCACAAAACAATGCGACTGAGGAGGCTCAATCATGA
- the cydX gene encoding cytochrome bd-I oxidase subunit CydX → MWYFAWILGILMACFAGVLSALYIEHHHDMDEE, encoded by the coding sequence ATGTGGTATTTCGCTTGGATTCTCGGTATTTTGATGGCATGTTTCGCAGGTGTACTCAGCGCACTGTATATTGAACATCATCATGATATGGATGAGGAATAA
- a CDS encoding OB-fold-containig protein: MLDFFNNHDLMPFHLSLILLVVLSMVETIGYYFKAQPSKIFNRLFPGEIVSSPLLNVKFSKTLILVFLLMNFSFAGYFLEFLVFSQKQHFISSYYLILPALIIAIFFTVFMIHCLDQVIKPDQIHKQADLLGRLATISSGNARPGFSAQARVRDEFGQLHYVQVEPEFGELEFQAQIILIRQRKSHYIAKRISRSNSLFQSDSLL, encoded by the coding sequence ATGCTGGATTTTTTCAACAATCACGACTTAATGCCGTTTCATTTAAGCCTGATACTTCTTGTTGTACTCAGCATGGTGGAAACCATTGGTTATTATTTTAAAGCTCAGCCCAGTAAGATTTTCAACCGGCTTTTCCCTGGTGAAATTGTCAGCTCCCCTTTGCTGAATGTTAAATTTTCCAAAACTCTGATTCTTGTCTTTCTGTTAATGAATTTCAGCTTTGCAGGTTACTTTTTAGAGTTCCTGGTCTTTTCTCAGAAACAGCACTTTATCTCCTCCTATTACCTGATTTTACCTGCCCTGATTATTGCGATCTTCTTTACTGTATTTATGATTCATTGTCTGGATCAGGTGATCAAACCGGATCAGATTCATAAACAGGCTGATCTCCTGGGGCGTCTGGCGACCATTTCCAGTGGAAATGCCCGCCCTGGTTTCTCCGCTCAGGCTCGTGTGCGGGATGAGTTTGGTCAGTTGCACTATGTCCAGGTCGAACCTGAATTTGGTGAACTGGAGTTTCAGGCTCAGATTATCCTGATACGCCAGAGAAAATCACACTACATTGCTAAGCGGATCTCAAGATCCAACTCACTTTTTCAAAGCGACAGTCTGCTTTGA
- the cydB gene encoding cytochrome d ubiquinol oxidase subunit II, with protein MIEYELLKIIWWVLVGVLLIGFALTDGFDMGSMAIMPFVGKNDEERRAAINTIAPHWDGNQVWFITAGGALFAAWPMVYATAFSGMYWALLLVLFALFLRPVGFDYRSKLENTKWRTSWDWGLCVGGAVPALVFGVAFGNMFLGVPFTLDETVRSHYTGSFFALLNPFALICGIVSLSMLCAHGGAWLMLRTDGDLRQRSAKATQIMGIVFLVCFLAAGAWLYFGNIQGYTLVTPFDTNGAANPFAKQVLTDANPGWMNNYTTYPVTIIAPVMAILGALIIILAGGKNKAGLAFTGSSLAVTGAILTAGFALFPFLMPSSINPVVSLTMWDAVSSKNTLVVMTVAACIFVPLILLYTTWCYYKMWGVITKKHIQENTHSLY; from the coding sequence ATGATCGAATATGAACTTCTCAAAATTATCTGGTGGGTACTTGTTGGCGTACTGCTGATTGGTTTTGCTCTGACCGATGGTTTCGATATGGGCTCGATGGCAATCATGCCATTCGTTGGAAAAAATGACGAAGAACGCCGTGCAGCAATCAACACGATTGCTCCACACTGGGACGGTAACCAGGTCTGGTTTATTACCGCTGGTGGCGCACTGTTCGCAGCATGGCCAATGGTTTATGCAACTGCATTCTCAGGCATGTACTGGGCACTGTTACTGGTCTTGTTTGCCCTCTTCCTCAGACCTGTAGGCTTTGACTACCGCTCCAAACTTGAAAATACGAAATGGCGTACTTCATGGGACTGGGGTCTGTGTGTCGGTGGTGCTGTACCTGCACTGGTTTTCGGTGTTGCATTCGGAAACATGTTCCTGGGTGTTCCGTTTACCCTGGATGAAACAGTCCGCTCACATTACACAGGCAGTTTCTTTGCCCTGCTCAACCCGTTTGCGCTCATTTGCGGTATTGTCAGCCTGTCCATGCTATGTGCTCATGGTGGTGCATGGTTAATGCTTCGTACTGATGGTGATCTTCGTCAACGCTCAGCAAAAGCAACTCAGATCATGGGTATTGTTTTCCTGGTCTGCTTCCTTGCGGCAGGTGCATGGCTCTATTTTGGCAATATCCAGGGATACACACTGGTTACTCCATTTGACACCAATGGTGCTGCCAACCCATTTGCAAAACAGGTATTAACTGATGCAAACCCAGGCTGGATGAACAACTACACTACTTACCCTGTAACAATCATTGCACCTGTTATGGCAATTCTGGGCGCACTGATCATTATTCTTGCAGGTGGTAAAAATAAAGCAGGTCTTGCTTTCACTGGCAGTAGCCTGGCAGTGACCGGTGCAATTCTGACTGCAGGTTTTGCCCTGTTCCCATTCCTGATGCCATCAAGCATCAACCCTGTTGTAAGTCTGACTATGTGGGATGCTGTTTCCAGTAAAAATACACTGGTTGTAATGACTGTTGCGGCATGTATTTTCGTTCCACTCATTCTACTGTACACAACATGGTGCTACTATAAAATGTGGGGCGTTATTACTAAAAAACATATTCAGGAAAATACGCATAGCCTGTACTAA